TGGCCGTGCCATACCGCTGCGCGCGACAAGTTCAGCCACGGCGCAGCCTTCTTCGCCCGCCGCCGCAACCTCACGTAGCAACACGGATGCACGATACAGGCTACCGGATGTGTCATTCTTGGTGTCCCGTTGCGCAATGCGTTGCATGGTTGGCCCTTTTTGACTTGTGTCCAATTAATAGACATTGTGGATTGGTTGCAAACCGCTTCGCCATTTTGAAGCTGATAGAGTGTTTACCTTAGCATTTATTGATAACATGTTAAATGAATTATTGACCTACCTTTAGGATTGCCCTAGCATTTTGCATAAGATGCTCGGCGAATGTCTGATAATCGGACAAAGTGGATTGCCCGTATCATCACAATTGGAGGGGCGAATGGGCGATTTCGAAAATACTGATCTGGCCAAGCGGACCTGTGGAAATGCCGTGGTGGAAACGCTTTGCGCGCATGATCTGACAACGCTCTATTGCTTGCCGGGAGTTCAGAACGACTGGTTCTTCAATGCGGTTTATGATGCGGGCGACAATATCCGCGCGATCCATACCCGCCACGAGCAAGGTGCAGCCTACATGGCGCTGGGCGCCGCGATGGCGACGGGCAAGCCTTCGGTTTACAGCGTCGTGCCGGGGCCGGGGGTGTTGAACACCACGGCGGCGCTCGCCACGGCGTATTCGGCCAATGCGCCGGTGTTGTGCCTTTCGGGTCAGCTTCCTTCGGGTGCGATTGGCAAGGGGTTCGGCTTGCTGCATGAAATTCCCGATCAATCCGGCATTCTTGAGCGGCTGACCAAAAGCGCCAAACGTGTCGAGCAGCCAGAACAGGCCGCAGATGATCTTGCCCGCGCCATCCATGCATTGACGGACGGGCGCCCGCGGCCTGTCGCACTGGAAATTCCGCCGGATATTCTTGCCGCCAAGGGAAGCTTCGGCGTGGCGGAACCGCTGCCGCCCGCGCGAGGTGTCGCACCCGATGCCGGCGCAATTGCCGATGCCGCCCGTCTTATCGCGGCGGCAAAGCGGCCGATGATCATTGTCGGTGGCGGGGCATTGGATGCGGCGGAAGACATTACCGCACTGGCCGAGGAGACCGGCGCGCCGGTCTATTCCTACCGCATGGGGCGGGGCGTGATGGATGACCGCAACCCGCTAAGCCTGACGCTGCCGATGGCTTACCGTTACTGGCGCGACTGTGATCTCGTGATCGGGATCGGCACGCGGTTGCAAATGCCGGTGCAGCAATGGGGCGTTGATGCGGCGATGAAATTCATCCGCATCGACGTGGACGCGGTACAGCTTGGGATTATTCAAAAGGCCGATGTGCCGATCCACGGCGATGCCGGGCAAGCGGTGCCGAAACTGCGAGCGGAGCTGGCACGGATCGGGGCCAGGCCGGTTGACCGTGCAGAGGAAATCGCCCGAAGCCGGGAGGGAGGGCGGCAGGATATGGCCTATCTTGAGCCGCAAATTTCCTATCTCGGCGCGATCCGGGATGCGCTGGGCGAAGACGGTGTTCTGGTCGATGACCTGACGCAGGTTGGCTATGTTTCACGCTTTGCGTACCCGGTTTATCACCCGCGCAGCTATATTTGCTCAGGCTATCAGGGCACGCTGGGTTGGGGCTATGCCACCGCACTTGGCGTGCAGGACGCGCGACCGGGCACGCCGGTTGTCTCTATCGCCGGGGACGGTGGATTCATGTTCACCGTGCAGGAACTGGCGACGGCGGCGCAGCATAATATTCCGCTGGTTGGTGTGGTGTTCAACGATGGCGCGTTCGGCAACGTGCAGCGGATGCAGCGCGAGCTTTACGACAACCGGGTGATTGCCACCGATCTGCGCAACCCGGACTTTGGCAAGCTTGCCGAAAGCTTCGGGGTGGCGGCTTATCGGGCCGAGACCCCAGAGGCGCTTCGCCAGGTATTGGAAAAGGCACTGGCCGCCGGTGTTCCGGCGCTGGTGGAGGTTCCAATCGGGCAGGTGCCCGACCCGTTCAAGATAATCATGTCCCCGCGTTTGCGCGGAAAGGCACAGGGGGCCAAGCCATGAGCACGGCTTTTGACACGTCTGTTCTTATCGTCGGGGCCGGGCCGGTCGGGCTGACGCTGGCGATGGATCTGGCTTGGCGCGGTGTTGACGTTGTGGTGGTGGAATCGCGCGAGCGGGGCGAACCGCCAAGCGTGAAGTGCAACCATGTTGCCGCGCGTTCAATGGAAATTTTCCGCCGCCTTGGTGTGGCATCCGCTGTGCGCGATACAGGTTTGCCACCGGATTATCCGCATGATGTGTCTTATCGGCTGACAACAACCGGGCCGGAGCTGACCCGCATCCATATCCCGGCGCGGCAGGACCGCTTTACCGCCACGGACGGCCCCGACACCGGATGGCCGACGCCGGAACCGCCGCACCGGATCAACCAGATTTATCTGGAGCCGGTACTGTTCAGCCATGCCGAGCAAATGCCCGGACTGGAGGTTTTCAACCGCACGGTGGTTGAAGAGGTGTCTCAGGATGGGCAGGGCGCAGCGGCGCGTTTGCGTGATCTCGACACCGGCGAGACCCGCACATTGCGGGCGCGTTTTCTGGTCGGGTGCGACGGTGGGCGCTCGATGGTGCGCAAGACGATCGGCGCGAAATTCGAGGGCGATGCGGTTGTCCAGCGGGTGCAGTCCACGCTGATCCGCGCGCCGCAGTTGATCGGCATGATGCAGGTGCCGCCTGCGTGGTCGATGTTTTCGCTCAATCTACGGCGCAGCGGTAATATCTATTCCATCGACGGCAAGGAGCTTTGGCTGGTCCACAATTATCTGCGCGAAGAGGAGGCGGATTTTGATGCGGTCGATCGCGACCTGTCGATCCGGCAAATCATCGGGGTTGGCCCGGAGTTCGAATACGAAGTTGTCAGCAACGAAGATTGGTTCGGACGCCGGTTAGTGGCCAACCGCTTCCGCAAGGACCGGATATTTGTTTGCGGTGATGCCGCGCATATCTGGGTGCCTTACGCGGGCTATGGCATGAATGCCGGGATTGCCGATGCGGCAAACCTTGCGTGGTTGCTGGCTGCGCATCTGGATGGGTGGGCACCTTACGCCATCCTTGAGGCGCACGAGGCGGAGCGCCAGCCAATTACCGAACAGGTGAGTCATTTTGCGATGAACCACGCGCACCAGATGGCCAGCCAGCGCCGCAGCGTGCCCGGCAACATCGAAGCGGCGGGGCCGGAGGGTGATGCCGCCCGCGCGGAACTGGGGCAGCGGGCTTATGACCTTAACGTGCAGCAATATTGCTGTGCCGGGTTGAACTTTGGCTACTATTACGATGCCAGCCCCCTTATCGCGTATGATGGGGTTGAGGCGCCGGGGTATTCGATGGCGGATTACACGCCTTCCACCGTGCCGGGGTGCCGGGTGCCGCATGTTTGGCTGTCGGATGGCCGCTCGCTCTATGACGTGCTGGGTGCCGGTTACAGTTTGCTGCGGTTTGATCTGGCGATTGATGTGAGCACGCTTGAAAATGCCGCCACCGAACAGGGGGTGCCGTTTGTGGTGCTTGACCTGACGGCAGAGGAGAGCGCGGCGCAATATCCCCACAAGCTGTTGATTGCCCGCCCGGATCAACATGTTGCTTGGCGCGGGGATACGGTGCCCGAAGACCCGGCAAACCTGATTGCGCTATTGCGCGGCAACCGCGTTTTTGAGCGTGACGGAATGGAAAATCGTTTGGAGGCGGCAAAGGCGTGAGCCGCGATATTAAGTCACTTTGGAGGAGGACGAGATATGTCAGAACAGCCACGAGAGAGTGTTTCCGATTTGCCGAGCGTTCAGCGGATCAACCCCAATATCGGGGCTGAGATTGGCAATATCGACCTGCATCACGCGATGAGCGACGCGCAGTTTGATGTCGTCCATGGCGCGCTGACCGAGCACGAGGTTATCGTGCTGAAGAAGCAGGACATCACGACCGAAGAATTCATGGCATTCGGGGAGAGGTTCGGAGAGCTTTCGGTGCATCCGTTTTCCCCCAACATGGAGGAAAAACCGGCGGTTATCGTGTTGGACAACCACGGCAAGAACCCGCCGCGGCTGACCGATGTATGGCACAGCGATGAGACGTTTCGTGACGCCCCGCCGATGGGCACTATTCTGCGTTGCCGGATCGCGCCGGAAATCGGCGGCGACACGATGTTTTCCAGCATGACCTGCGCCTATGAAGGGCTGAGCGACCGGCTACAGCAACTGATTTACGGGTTGGAAGCGGTGCATGATTTCAAGCCGTTTCGCACGCTGTTCGGCAACTCGCCCGAGGACCGCCAAAAGCTGCGCAAAATCGAGGATGAGTTCCCGAACCCGACCCACCCGGTTGTGCGGGTGCATTCGGTGACCGGGCGCAAGATCATAAATGTGAACCCGCAATTCACCACGCGGATTGTCGGCATGTCACCGGCGGAAAGTGACGCGGTGCTGCAATTGCTGTTCGATCAGGCGAAGTTGCCCGAATACCAACTGCGGGTTCGCTGGGAGCCGGATCAGATCGTCTTCTGGGATAACCGGTCGGTGCATCACTATGCGGTGCATGATTACTTCCCCCAACGCCGCCGGATGGAGCGGGTGACGATCACGGGCGACAAACCATTCGGTGTGGAACCGGACAGCTATGAAGCGACGGCGCCGCGCAGCAAGGCGTTGCGTTCAGAGGGGCTGAAACGCGTTGAGGCGGACGTACCCGCGCGGAACTTTGAGCGCGCCTGAAGACCCGGACTGCCTGCCCCGGAGGGGGCGGGCAAAAAGAACCGCGCAGAAAACAATTCATGCGCAAAAAAAACATCCTAGGGAGGATACCAATATGAAACGGATCAAGATATTTGCAGGCGCAGTCGCATTGACCGCGCTGTGTGGTGCAGCACCCGCGTGGGCCGATCTGGGGCGGGTCACCATTGGCACCAACCCGCAAGGCACGATGTATTACGTTGTCGGCGGCGGCGTGGCCAAGATGATTTCGGATCAGTTCAGTGTGAATGCCACTGCACAGCCTTATGGCGGTGCCTCGGTTTATCTGCCGCTGATCCAGACTGGCGAAGTTACCATGGGGCTTAGTTCGTCGCTTGATAGCGGGTTGGCCTATAACGGGGCGGGCGCTTACGAGAAGCTGGGCCGGTTGGACGGGCTGCGCGCGTTGGTACGTGCGTGGCCGCTGCCTTATGCTTACTTCGCGCGCGGCGATTCCGGAATGAAGACGATTGCCGATCTCAAGGGCAAGAAGGTTGCGGTTACTCTGGGCGCCAACCTTTCGTTGAAAAAAGCCAATGAGGTTATGCTGCGTGCAGGCGGGATTGACCCGGATACCGATATCGAGGCGGTCACCGTAAGCGGGTTGCCCGAAGGCTATGCCCTTGTCACCGACAAGAGCATTGCCGCCGCGACCACTGCGCTTGGTATTCCGCTCGCGCGTAAGGCGGATGCAACCTTGCCCGGCGGGCTTGTCATGCTTGGCATCACCGGGGACAACGCGACCACCGATTTCGTGTCGAGCCAAATGAGCGGGCTTTACATCACCGAGACAAAGCCCGGCAAGAACAACCCCGGTGTGGATAAACCAAAGTCGGTCCTTGGGTTCGATGTCTTTATGGTGGCAAGCGACAAGCTTTCGGACGACGACGCTTACAAGCTCACCAAGGCACTTTATAAGCAATGGGACGCGCTGCAAAAAGATTACGGTGTGTTGCGCCGCAATCCGAAAGATGAGCTGAGCAAAGCCACGAACACGGTTCCCTATCATCCCGGTGCGATCCGTTACTTCAAGGAGGCGGGTCTTTGGACCGACAAGAATGCGGCGCATGAGGCCGAGTTGCTCAAGTAACGCAGACTGAGGGTTTTGTCGGGCCGATCTGTCGGCCCGACTGTTCTTTCTCCAGTGTAAGGACAAGGTGGATGTTCGATCCTGTCGTCAGGCACGCCCGCAGCGCCGTTTTGGTTGCCATGCCGGCGCTTGGCATTCTGTGGCTGCTTCATGTTCCCTTTCTGCTGGGGCTTTCTGTCGTTTCGGCCTCTTATCTCTCGGTCATGACCGGGCTGGCTGCTGCTTGCGGGTTGCTGGCCGAACCGGGAAAAGGCGGGCGCGCGGTGTTGAACCTCTGTCTGGCGGCAGTCGCGCTTGGTTGCTGGTCCTGGGGAGGATGGCATCACGAAGAATGGCTTGTCAGCTTTACGCGCGGGCCGGAGAAATGGCTGCCCGGAGCAATCGGGCTGTTGCTGTTGCTTGAAGCGTTGCGGCGGACCTGCGGCATGGCGATCACTGCGGTGGTGTTCGCCTGCGCGGCGTATGCTTTTTTCGGACATCATCTGCCCGGCCTGCTTGAAGGGGCGTATACCGCGTCGCCACGGCTAATCCTTTATCTTTATAATGATACCAATGGCGTACCCGGTGTTGTAATGGGTGTGGCAGCCACCATTGTTTTGGCATTCATCCTGTTGGGGGCGGCGATGAACGAGGTCGGCGCAAGCACCTTCTTCACCGATCTGGCAATGGCGGCAATGGGGCGCCGTCGGGGTGGCCCGGCCAAGGTTGCGGTTGTGGCCTCCAGCCTGTTTGGCACGATCAGCGGCTCAACCATCGCCAATATCATGACCACAGGCGTTATCACCATTCCGCTGATGAAGCGGTCCGGTTTCCCGGCTCACACTGCGGCGGGGATCGAGGCCGTTGCCTCCAACGGCGGGCAACTGGCCCCGCCGGTGATGGGCGCGACGGCGTTTCTCATCGCCGAGTTTCTACAGGTGCCATACCGCGAGGTGGTCTTTGCGGCGGCCTTGCCCGCGCTGATTTACTATATCGTGTTGTTTTTGCAGATTGATGCCATCGCCGCCCGGTTGAAGATCGAAACGGTCGACGCCTCGAAACTTCCAAGGTTTTCGGTTGTCATCCGCAGCGGCTGGCTTTTCATCTTGCCGCTTGCCTATCTCATTTACCTGCTGTTCTGGACTGGCGCATCGCCCGGCACTGCGGCGCTACGGGCGACGGCGGCAATGATCATCGCGGGCAGTCTTGCAACCCGCAAGATACCCGGCCCGCGAATGTTCTGGAACATCCTTCATTCGGCAGGAACCACGCTTATCCCGATCATGTTGATCTGTGCCGCCGCCGGGATCGTGATTGGGGCGCTCAACATTACCGGGCTGGGCTTTTTGCTGACCAATGCGCTTTCGCATGTCGGTGAGTCGATGGGCATATTCGTGATGCTGGTTCTGACGGCGCTTATCGCGATTTTCCTTGGGATGGGGATGCCGACGGCGGCGGTCTATATCGTGCTTTCGATCATCCTTGCCCCGGCTTTGGTGCGGATGGGAATCGCGCCGATGGCGGCGCATCTTTTCATCTTCTATTTTGGTCTTTTGTCGATGATCACGCCGCCGGTTGCCATTGCATCCTATGCCGCCGGGGCGATTGCGAAGGCAAGCCCTTGGGCGACCGGCATGGCCGGGATGCGGCTTGGCATCGCCGCCTATTTCCTGCCGTTCCTGTTCTGCTGGGACCCGGCGCTGGTCGGGCATGGCACGGCGTGGCAGACGGTGACTGTGGTGTTCAATTGTATTGCGGCGGGGTATCTTCTGGCCATCGCAATGAGCCTTTTCGAAGGTTTCCGTGGCACTGAGGACGGTGTGAAGGTCCTTGGGCTTTCCGCAATGGCGTTGATCCTGATTGTCGGGGGGCAGCTTTTGGGGCCTGCACATCCGGCGATGATCCTGCTTGCGTTTGTTGTCCTGTTTAGCGCCAAAGGAATACGGTTTTGGCGCAGTTCGCGGACCAGAGTGACAACCTGAGTCGGGCGACTATCGGAGCGTTTGCAGGTTCATGCATTCCGCCGGTATGTTTGCGACACTCACAACGATGCATAGCCTATGCAAAGAGCGGGGCACCAAGATACGACCCTTCAGGTGCGGCGGGTGGTACGAAAAACAACGCCGAGCCGACATGGGTGATATATTCGTTGAGCGCGTCCGCCGCCCCGAGTTTGGTTTGCAGTGCCTCGAAATTTGCCGGGTCGTTCTGGTAACTGATGAACAGCAATCCGGCATCAAGCCGGGCGACATCATTCAGGCCATCGGTGTAGTTGTATGAGCGGCGCAGAATCTGCGTGCCGTCATTGTGTTCGCGCGCGGCGAGCCGGATATGGGCGTTGACCGGGATCATCGGGTTCCCGTCCGCGTCGCGTTTCGCAAAATCGGGGGTGTCAAATTCCGCCTTGCTGCCCAGCGGTGCGCCGGTGGCCTTGTGGCGACCGAACACTGCGTTCTGATCGCTGACCTGATCGGTATCCCAGTTCTCGATATGCATCTCGATCTTGCGCGCCACCTGATAGGTGCCGCCGCGCTGCCACTCGGGGCCGTCATTGAGCCAGACATGCCGCGCCATCGCGGCGGGTTCACGAATGTTGCGGGTGCCATCGCGGAACCCGAAAAGATTGCGCGGTGTTACCTGTCCCTTGCCCGCAGAGGCGCGGCCAAAGCCCATCACGGTCCAGCGCACGGAGGCGGCGTTCAGCCGCTTGGCGATGCGCGAAAGCACGCGAATGGCGTGATAAGCGACCTGTGGATCTTCGGCGCAGGCTTGCAGGGACAGATCGCCGCCGGTCCATTCCGGGTGCAGCGCGTCCGATGGCAGCGCCTTGAGCGGGCGCATAAGCGGCGGGCGATGCGCCGCCAGCCCGTATTCAGGGCCAAAGACGCGCGGGCCAAGCCCGACCGTCACCGTCAGCCCCGCCGGGCCAAGATCAAGCGCCTCGCCAGTTTCGAGCTTGACCGCATATTCATGATCGGATTCGACCGCGCTGATCGCTTTGCCGCGCATCATCAGCCCGATCGCCGCCGACCAGCGCGCCAGCAGCACCTGAAGATCGCCGCGCTTGTCGGTGGTCAGATCGAAGCTCATGAACATCGCGTGGCGCTGTGGAGGGGTGGCGATACCCGCCTGCCCGCCGGTGCCATAGAACGGGTATTCGGTCTCCATCGGGTCGGGCTTGACCATGTCTTCGGCCTTGGCGGCAGTGGCCGTGTGCGGGAGGGCAGCGCCCACCCCGCCCGCGGCGGCGCCCAGAAGAAGCCCCCGGCGTGACACGGCGAGGCTGTTTGCGGGTGTTTTCTGGCTTTTGGACATGACGATCCCCTCGTGATTAGCTGGCGGTTGCGACCTTTTCCGAAATCTGCGCGAGCGGTTCTTGCAGATTCTGGATCGCCTTGCTCAGCTTCACCGCATCGGACGCGCGCAGCACATTCGTATAGGTGACGTAGCCGCCCAGCGCGTTCGGGTCGCGATACTCTTCGAGCATTCCCAACACGGCGGTGAACTGTGCTTCAATGCGGGCGCTGAGGTCCGGGTCAATCTGCCGAATTCCCGGCTGTAAGAAGGCAAAGGCCTGCTGCGCGCCTTCGACATTGCCTGCGAAATCAACAAGGTCGATATGGCTGAAGGCCTCTTCCTCGCCGGTGATCTTGCCGCTTTGCACCTCCTCAAGCAGCGCCGCCGCGCCATTGGCGAGGTCTTCGGGACGATAGGTCAGCCCTTTGGCAAGCGTGCCAAGCTTGGTGACATTCGCCACCAGTTCAGCGGCCAGTGCCTTGGTATCGTCGGTAATCTTGCCCGCGCCGAACAGATCGCGTTCAACGGCGTGAAAGCCGTGCCAGCCCACTGCTGGATCGAGGTTGGAGGCGCGCATGTCGATCAGGTAATCAAGGTTGCCCGCATTGTCGGTCGGGGCAAAGCCGGGCAGAAAGAAGCCCTCTACATCCGTTTCAATACGCTCATAGAATGGCCGGGCGTTGGCGTAGGCGGCTTTAGCCGCGCCAAGATCGCCGTTGTCGATGTCGTCTTGCAACCGTGTAGCGGCAACAATCATGGCATCAACCATGCCGTCGACATAGCGGGTATAGCCCTCGGTGCCGGTGTTCAACAAATCGGCTGTAGTGCCTTGGGCATGGGTGGCTGTGTTGCCGGTGACGGCGAAGGCCACGGCCTTCTGCTGGGCTGCGCCGGGGCAATAGATTTGATATTCGCCACCATCGAGCGTCACGGTGAAGGTGGACGCAGGAAGGCCCGGAGCGAGGTTTTCCTTTTCGCCAAAAATGCGGCTGCCGCTTTGCAATTCGAACTCGGAAATTGCGGGGGCTGAAAGATTGGTGATGGTGAAGGTAACAGGCCCGGCAGCCGCGCTGTTATGGTCGAGCACGCATTGCCCGCCATTGTCTCCTGTCAGGGTGACGCTAATTTGCGACGCGCCATTCTTGACCGGGGCGGTATCGGCAATAGCACCTTGCGCCAAGAGAAGGCTTAGCCCGAAGACGGCTTGCGTCGTCGTTGCCCGGAACAATCTGGAACGCAGCATTAAAAACTCCTTCATTCATTCTCTGCTTTGGGGTGCTGGCTGAGTCACGACGACCGGGCTGCGGAAAGATTCGGTTTGCGGGGGAAACGCCATTGCTGCCCTGCACGGATGGCAAGCAGAAGCGCGGCGACCAACAGGACGAGCGGCAGTTGGCGTGCCC
This is a stretch of genomic DNA from Aquicoccus sp. G2-2. It encodes these proteins:
- a CDS encoding thiamine pyrophosphate-binding protein — translated: MGDFENTDLAKRTCGNAVVETLCAHDLTTLYCLPGVQNDWFFNAVYDAGDNIRAIHTRHEQGAAYMALGAAMATGKPSVYSVVPGPGVLNTTAALATAYSANAPVLCLSGQLPSGAIGKGFGLLHEIPDQSGILERLTKSAKRVEQPEQAADDLARAIHALTDGRPRPVALEIPPDILAAKGSFGVAEPLPPARGVAPDAGAIADAARLIAAAKRPMIIVGGGALDAAEDITALAEETGAPVYSYRMGRGVMDDRNPLSLTLPMAYRYWRDCDLVIGIGTRLQMPVQQWGVDAAMKFIRIDVDAVQLGIIQKADVPIHGDAGQAVPKLRAELARIGARPVDRAEEIARSREGGRQDMAYLEPQISYLGAIRDALGEDGVLVDDLTQVGYVSRFAYPVYHPRSYICSGYQGTLGWGYATALGVQDARPGTPVVSIAGDGGFMFTVQELATAAQHNIPLVGVVFNDGAFGNVQRMQRELYDNRVIATDLRNPDFGKLAESFGVAAYRAETPEALRQVLEKALAAGVPALVEVPIGQVPDPFKIIMSPRLRGKAQGAKP
- a CDS encoding FAD-dependent oxidoreductase gives rise to the protein MSTAFDTSVLIVGAGPVGLTLAMDLAWRGVDVVVVESRERGEPPSVKCNHVAARSMEIFRRLGVASAVRDTGLPPDYPHDVSYRLTTTGPELTRIHIPARQDRFTATDGPDTGWPTPEPPHRINQIYLEPVLFSHAEQMPGLEVFNRTVVEEVSQDGQGAAARLRDLDTGETRTLRARFLVGCDGGRSMVRKTIGAKFEGDAVVQRVQSTLIRAPQLIGMMQVPPAWSMFSLNLRRSGNIYSIDGKELWLVHNYLREEEADFDAVDRDLSIRQIIGVGPEFEYEVVSNEDWFGRRLVANRFRKDRIFVCGDAAHIWVPYAGYGMNAGIADAANLAWLLAAHLDGWAPYAILEAHEAERQPITEQVSHFAMNHAHQMASQRRSVPGNIEAAGPEGDAARAELGQRAYDLNVQQYCCAGLNFGYYYDASPLIAYDGVEAPGYSMADYTPSTVPGCRVPHVWLSDGRSLYDVLGAGYSLLRFDLAIDVSTLENAATEQGVPFVVLDLTAEESAAQYPHKLLIARPDQHVAWRGDTVPEDPANLIALLRGNRVFERDGMENRLEAAKA
- a CDS encoding TauD/TfdA family dioxygenase, with the protein product MSEQPRESVSDLPSVQRINPNIGAEIGNIDLHHAMSDAQFDVVHGALTEHEVIVLKKQDITTEEFMAFGERFGELSVHPFSPNMEEKPAVIVLDNHGKNPPRLTDVWHSDETFRDAPPMGTILRCRIAPEIGGDTMFSSMTCAYEGLSDRLQQLIYGLEAVHDFKPFRTLFGNSPEDRQKLRKIEDEFPNPTHPVVRVHSVTGRKIINVNPQFTTRIVGMSPAESDAVLQLLFDQAKLPEYQLRVRWEPDQIVFWDNRSVHHYAVHDYFPQRRRMERVTITGDKPFGVEPDSYEATAPRSKALRSEGLKRVEADVPARNFERA
- a CDS encoding TAXI family TRAP transporter solute-binding subunit, encoding MKRIKIFAGAVALTALCGAAPAWADLGRVTIGTNPQGTMYYVVGGGVAKMISDQFSVNATAQPYGGASVYLPLIQTGEVTMGLSSSLDSGLAYNGAGAYEKLGRLDGLRALVRAWPLPYAYFARGDSGMKTIADLKGKKVAVTLGANLSLKKANEVMLRAGGIDPDTDIEAVTVSGLPEGYALVTDKSIAAATTALGIPLARKADATLPGGLVMLGITGDNATTDFVSSQMSGLYITETKPGKNNPGVDKPKSVLGFDVFMVASDKLSDDDAYKLTKALYKQWDALQKDYGVLRRNPKDELSKATNTVPYHPGAIRYFKEAGLWTDKNAAHEAELLK
- a CDS encoding TRAP transporter fused permease subunit — protein: MFDPVVRHARSAVLVAMPALGILWLLHVPFLLGLSVVSASYLSVMTGLAAACGLLAEPGKGGRAVLNLCLAAVALGCWSWGGWHHEEWLVSFTRGPEKWLPGAIGLLLLLEALRRTCGMAITAVVFACAAYAFFGHHLPGLLEGAYTASPRLILYLYNDTNGVPGVVMGVAATIVLAFILLGAAMNEVGASTFFTDLAMAAMGRRRGGPAKVAVVASSLFGTISGSTIANIMTTGVITIPLMKRSGFPAHTAAGIEAVASNGGQLAPPVMGATAFLIAEFLQVPYREVVFAAALPALIYYIVLFLQIDAIAARLKIETVDASKLPRFSVVIRSGWLFILPLAYLIYLLFWTGASPGTAALRATAAMIIAGSLATRKIPGPRMFWNILHSAGTTLIPIMLICAAAGIVIGALNITGLGFLLTNALSHVGESMGIFVMLVLTALIAIFLGMGMPTAAVYIVLSIILAPALVRMGIAPMAAHLFIFYFGLLSMITPPVAIASYAAGAIAKASPWATGMAGMRLGIAAYFLPFLFCWDPALVGHGTAWQTVTVVFNCIAAGYLLAIAMSLFEGFRGTEDGVKVLGLSAMALILIVGGQLLGPAHPAMILLAFVVLFSAKGIRFWRSSRTRVTT
- a CDS encoding Dyp-type peroxidase, with translation MSKSQKTPANSLAVSRRGLLLGAAAGGVGAALPHTATAAKAEDMVKPDPMETEYPFYGTGGQAGIATPPQRHAMFMSFDLTTDKRGDLQVLLARWSAAIGLMMRGKAISAVESDHEYAVKLETGEALDLGPAGLTVTVGLGPRVFGPEYGLAAHRPPLMRPLKALPSDALHPEWTGGDLSLQACAEDPQVAYHAIRVLSRIAKRLNAASVRWTVMGFGRASAGKGQVTPRNLFGFRDGTRNIREPAAMARHVWLNDGPEWQRGGTYQVARKIEMHIENWDTDQVSDQNAVFGRHKATGAPLGSKAEFDTPDFAKRDADGNPMIPVNAHIRLAAREHNDGTQILRRSYNYTDGLNDVARLDAGLLFISYQNDPANFEALQTKLGAADALNEYITHVGSALFFVPPAAPEGSYLGAPLFA
- the efeO gene encoding iron uptake system protein EfeO, with amino-acid sequence MLRSRLFRATTTQAVFGLSLLLAQGAIADTAPVKNGASQISVTLTGDNGGQCVLDHNSAAAGPVTFTITNLSAPAISEFELQSGSRIFGEKENLAPGLPASTFTVTLDGGEYQIYCPGAAQQKAVAFAVTGNTATHAQGTTADLLNTGTEGYTRYVDGMVDAMIVAATRLQDDIDNGDLGAAKAAYANARPFYERIETDVEGFFLPGFAPTDNAGNLDYLIDMRASNLDPAVGWHGFHAVERDLFGAGKITDDTKALAAELVANVTKLGTLAKGLTYRPEDLANGAAALLEEVQSGKITGEEEAFSHIDLVDFAGNVEGAQQAFAFLQPGIRQIDPDLSARIEAQFTAVLGMLEEYRDPNALGGYVTYTNVLRASDAVKLSKAIQNLQEPLAQISEKVATAS